The genomic region GCTTCGTAGTCATCCATGGAGTAGCTTGTGTAGTCTTCACCAGATGGGTAGGGGCTCGCATATCGAACCATTTCGCGAAAGTATTCTCCGTCCATTGGCTCATCGTCACGACCAACTTGTGGGAGGGTGTCCGCTAGAATGCTTGCGAACACTTCTGGATCTCCATCGAAGTAGGATTGGATGATACTTAATCCAATTTCAAGAGCTCGAGCACGCTCCGGAGTCATGTCAACTTGGTCCTGAATGGATTCAGATTCAGAAGTGTCACCCGTGGTACCCGCCTCGGTGGTGTCTTCGGTTGAGTCTGAGTTATTGGCTGTCTCGTTATCTGAACTTGGCTCCGTTGTGACTGCGTTTTCGGTGCCAGCGTCAGCAGCGGGGTCGGTGGCTGTTTCTCCGCATGCAAAAAGCATCAGAAGGCAGAGAGTAAGAAAGATGATTGGGCGCATGAATTACTCCGATGGTAAATAAGAAGGTTGAGCGACTGCTCTTTTGTTCATTCGCCAGTGGTAAAGCACAGAGCATGCCACCGTAATCGGCTCCGCAGAGGCTGTAATCATGGGAGAATTTGGGACGGCTCCGGGATCCCTCTAACCATAAATGCAGGTAATCATACAAAAAATGCAGTTTTAAAGACGCTTTGGCCTCTCGGCTCGCTCTTAGATATCAAAAGGGTAAATGACGGGTTGCGTTATTCCTCAGTGTTTGTCATTTCTTGTATTGGATTCACCGCTCAGGCGGGGCGCGCCACTAGACAATCTTGGGCGCAGCAGGAGGGATAAGATTTACGATGACTACCATCAAGCACTATAAGAGTAATGTCCGAGACGTCGAGTTCAACTTGTTTGAGCTCTATAAGATTCAGGAAAAAGTGTTGGGCAACGCACCCTTTACTGCCATCGATGAGGATACCTCCCGGGACGTATTATCGAACTTCGCAAAGTTTTGTGAAGATGAGCTGGCAGTATCTTTTGCCGAGGGCGATAGAACACCTCTTACATTGAGTGAAGATGGTGACGTGACTCTTCCTCCCGGTATCAAATCAGCATTGGACCAATATTTCGAAGGCCAGTGGCACTTGATTGAGCACCCTGAAGATTTGGGAGGCTACGGCGCACCAAGATCTTTGCAATGGTCGTGTTTTGAATTTCTCTCCGGTGCCAACCCTCCGGTAGGGTTTTATCTGCTCGGCAATTTTATGGGTAAGCTTATCAACGACCTTGGTACAGATTCTCAAAAAGCGAAGTATGTAGATGGCCTTATTAACCAGCGCTGGGGCGGAACGATGGTTCTCACTGAACCGGATGCCGGAAGCGATGTTGGTGCGAGCCGGACAAAGGCCAAGCATCTTGAAGATGATGTTTGGGAACTTGACGGTGTGAAGCGATTTATCACCAACGGTGATTTCGATGGACCAGAGAATATTGTGCATATGGTTCTAGCACGACCCGAAGGTGCAGAAATGGGCACCAAAGGGCTCTCGCTTTTTATCGTCCCTAAATATTGGGTTAATGATGATGGCAGCTTGGGCGAGCGAAATGGCGCGTACTGCACCAACATCGAGAAAAAGATGGGTCTAAAAGCTTCCTCTACTTGTGAGATGACTTTTGGCGAAAGAAAGCAGTGCAAGGGCTTATTGGTCGGTAATGTTCACGACGGTATTCGTCAAATGTTTAACGTTATCGAATATGCGCGGATGGGTGTTGGCGTTAAGTCAGCATCAACGCTCTCTACTGCTTATTTAAACTCACTGGAGTACACGAAGGACCGCGTACAGGGTCCTGACCTTTTGAAGGCGACTGATAAAAAGTCACCGCGTGTTGCAGTCATCAATCATCCAGACGTTCGTCGGTTGTTGATGAAGCAAAAGGCTTACGCAGAAGGAATGCGAGCTCTTTATTGTTTGGCAGCCGTGACTCAAGATGAGATCGAAATGGCGGCTGTAAAAGGCGATAACGAAGAAGCGAAGAGACTTCACAAAGTGAACGACCTTCTTTTACCGTTGGTTAAAGGCTTCTCGTCAGAGCGAGGTTATGAGGTACTCTCCGATTCACTTCAGTGTTTGGGTGGTTCAGGCTATTGCCAAGATTACCCGCATGAGCAGTACATTCGAGATCAAAAAATCGATACGCTTTATGAAGGAACCACAGCCATCCAAGGCCTTGATTTGATTTTTCGAAAGATCATGAAAGACCAAGGCGCAACTCTGCAAAGTATCATGGGTAAAATTCAGGGTACGCTTGCTCACGAAGTAGGCGGTGATGCCTTAGCACCAGAGCGCGCAGCGTTGGCTCGCGGACTCCAGGACTTTGGCGGCATTCTTGAAATCATGATGGGCAAAGCAGGGGAGTCTCTCTACCACGTTGGGCTTAACAGCACGCGAATTCTCTTTGCATTGAGTGAGCTGGTTATTGGCTGGCTTTTGGTTCGTCAGGCTGGAATCGCTATCGATAAGATTGAAGCTGCTAAAGGCGACGATAAGTTTTTCTATCAGGGTAAAATCGCAACAGCTCAATACTTCTGTAGAGAAGAGCTGCCGCGAATTGGCATGGCGCGTAAGGTTATTAAAGACAGTTCCCTCTACTTGATGGAACTGCCTGTTGAAGCCTTCTAAGATCGCTTAGCTTTGATGTACCGTGCGGTTTTGGGATCAAAGTAACTTGGTCCGTCATACTTAGCCGCTTGGTTCGATGCCGAACGATAGCCTATGGCTCCCGGTGTTTTTTCTACGAAATTGAGTTGATGCGCGTTGCTCTTAAAGTGGCGTGGCATCGGCGATTTTCCGGTGAAAACGCGCTTACGCCAGTGATTCCTAAACTGGCTTGGCGTCATTCCTACCCATTGTCTGAGAAAATCTCGGTGAAGAACCCCCTTCTCCAAACAGGTCAGTGTTAGCCGCGTACCGTTTTCAAGGTGTCGC from Deltaproteobacteria bacterium harbors:
- a CDS encoding acyl-CoA dehydrogenase, with the translated sequence MKHYKSNVRDVEFNLFELYKIQEKVLGNAPFTAIDEDTSRDVLSNFAKFCEDELAVSFAEGDRTPLTLSEDGDVTLPPGIKSALDQYFEGQWHLIEHPEDLGGYGAPRSLQWSCFEFLSGANPPVGFYLLGNFMGKLINDLGTDSQKAKYVDGLINQRWGGTMVLTEPDAGSDVGASRTKAKHLEDDVWELDGVKRFITNGDFDGPENIVHMVLARPEGAEMGTKGLSLFIVPKYWVNDDGSLGERNGAYCTNIEKKMGLKASSTCEMTFGERKQCKGLLVGNVHDGIRQMFNVIEYARMGVGVKSASTLSTAYLNSLEYTKDRVQGPDLLKATDKKSPRVAVINHPDVRRLLMKQKAYAEGMRALYCLAAVTQDEIEMAAVKGDNEEAKRLHKVNDLLLPLVKGFSSERGYEVLSDSLQCLGGSGYCQDYPHEQYIRDQKIDTLYEGTTAIQGLDLIFRKIMKDQGATLQSIMGKIQGTLAHEVGGDALAPERAALARGLQDFGGILEIMMGKAGESLYHVGLNSTRILFALSELVIGWLLVRQAGIAIDKIEAAKGDDKFFYQGKIATAQYFCREELPRIGMARKVIKDSSLYLMELPVEAF